CCTGCGGTGCGGGCGCGGCTGGTGGGGCTGCAGCGCGAGCTGGCGGCGGGGCCGGGCAGCGTCGTGGTCGAGGGCCGCGACATCGGTACCGTCGTGCTACCCGATGCGGATCTAAAGATCTTCCTGACGGCGTCGGCCGAAGAGCGGGCGCGGCGGCGCAACGACCAGAACGTCGCCGCCGGCCGCGAGGATGCGTACGAGGCGGTGCTGGCCGATGTGAAGCGGCGGGACCATCTCGACTCCACGCGTGCGGTCTCACCGTTGCGCGCCGCCGACGATGCGGTGGTGGTCGACACCAGCGACATGACCGAGTCCGAGGTGGTCGCGCATCTGATGGAGCTCGTTCGGGAGCGCGCCGGAGCGTCGACGTGAGCACGTCGGATTCGGATGGCACCTGGTCCGACGAGAGCGATTGGGAACTCGGGGCCGAGGACGTCGCGGAGGCCATCGAGGAGGCCGCGGCGCCGCCGCCGGTCGTTGCGGTGGTCGGGCGGCCGAACGTCGGTAAGTCGACGCTGGTCAACCGGATTCTGGGCCGACGCGAGGCCGTCGTGCAGGACGTTCCCGGCGTGACGCGGGACCGAGTGTCGTACGACGCGAACTGGTTGGGACGACGGTTCGTAGTGCAGGACACCGGGGGATGGGAGCCCGACGCCAAGGGTCTGCAGCAGCTGGTGGCCGAGCAGGCGTCGGTGGCGATGCGGACCGCCGACGCGATCATCTTCGTGGTCGACGCGGTCGTCGGTGCGACGGCGGCCGACGAGGCGGCGGCGAAGCTGCTGCAGCGGTCCGGCAAACCGGTGTTCCTGGCGGCCAACAAGGTTGACACCGAGCGCGGTGAAGCGGAGGCCGCGGAGCTGTGGTCGTTGGGGCTGGGGGAGCCGCACCCGATCAGCGCGATGCACGGCCGCGGGGTGGCCGACCTGCTCGACAAGTTGATCGACGTGCTGCCGACGGTATCGGAGATGGGCTCGGGCGGTGGCGGACCGCGACGCGTCGCGCTCGTCGGCAAGCCGAACGTCGGCAAGAGCTCGTTGTTGAATCGCCTTGCCGCAGAGGAACGTTCGGTGGTCCACGACGTCGCGGGCACGACCGTCGATCCGGTCGACTCGCTGATCGAGATGGACGGAAAGATTTGGCGGTTCGTCGACACGGCCGGGCTGCGGCGCAAGGTGGGGCAGGCCAGCGGGCACGAGTTCTACGCCTCGGTGCGGACGCACGGTGCGATCGACGCCGCGGAGGTGGCGATCGTGTTGATCGACGCGTCGGTGCCGCTGACCGAGCAGGACCAGCGGGTGCTGTCGATGGTGATCGAGGCGGGCCGGGCACTGGTCATCGCGTTCAACAAGTGGGATCTGGTCGATGAGGACCGTCGCTATCTGTTGGAGCGCGAGATCGACCGGGAGCTGGCGCAGCTGCAATGGGCGCCGCGGGTCAACATCTCGGCGAAGACCGGCAGGGCGGTGCAGAAGTTGGTGCCCGCGCTGGAGACGGCGCTCGAATCGTGGGACACCCGGGTACCGACCGGCCGGCTGAACACGTTCTTCAAGGAGATCGTCGCCGCGACGCCGCCGCCGGTGCGCGGCGGTAAGCAGCCGCGGATCCTGTTCGCGACGCAGGCGACCGCACGGCCGCCGACGTTCGTGCTGTTCACGACGGGGTTCCTGGAGGCGGGCTACCGGCGCTTCCTGGAGCGGAGGCTGCGGGAGACGTTCGGCTTCGAGGGCAGCCCGATCCGGATCAACGTCCGGGTGCGTGAGAAGCGCGGGTCACGCTCCCGCTAGCCCCGGCGATTTGTGTGCATTCACGCGCGCTGAGCGCTCCTGGATGCACACAAATCGCCGGGCAGTAGGCTCGCTCTAGTGCCCGTCATCGACATGATCCTGATTGCCCTGGCGGGCGTGGGGGCCGGCGCGATCAACGCGGTCGTCGGATCAGGCACCCTCATCACCTTTCCCACCCTGGTCGCGCTGGGGTATCCGCCGGTGACCTCGACGATGTCCAACGCGGTCGGACTGGTCGCGGGAAGCGCATCGGGAACCTGGGGCTACCGCCGTGAGCTGCGCGGTCAGTGGAAGCGGCTGAGATGGCAGCTGCCGGCGTCGTTCGTCGGGGCGGGTCTGGGTGCATGGCTGCTGCTGCATCTGCCGGAGAAGGTGTTCGCGCAGGTCGTGCCGGTACTTCTGATTCTTGCGCTGGTGCTGGTGGTGATCGGGCCGCGGATTCAGGAGTGGGCGCGGCGGCGGGCAGAGGAGGCCGGCCGGTCGGCGGAGCACGTGTCGCCGCGGAGGATGGCGGTGCTGGTCTTCCTGACGTTCGCGATCGGGGTCTACGGCGGATACTTCACCGCGGCGCAGGGGATCATGCTGATCGCTGCGATGGGCGCGTTGCTTCCCGAGGAGATGCAGCGGATGAACGCGGCCAAGAATCTGCTGTCGCTGGTGGTGAACATCGTTGCGGCAGTGGCGTACACCGTCGTGGCGTTCGACCGGATCAGCTGGCTGGCGGCGGGGCTGATCGCGGTGGGGTCGTTGATCGGCGGGTTCCTGGGCGCGCACTACGGGCGGCGCCTGTCGCCGAACGCGCTGCGCGCCGCGATCGTCGTGGTCGGCCTGATCGGACTATGGCGGTTGGTGACCGTTTAGAAAGACGGGCGGGGTCTGCGGTAGGCTCACGTGCTGCCGCCGGCGATCCCGGCGGCACCGCGGGCTGTGGCGCAGTTTGGTAGCGCACTTGACTGGGGGTCAAGTGGTCGCAGGTTCAAATCCTGTCAGCCCGACAACAGGTCAGAGGCGGTTTTTCCGAGACTCGGAAGCCGCCGTTTTCACGCCGTACCGCCTTTGCATACCGCCATCACAATCCCAGGGCATCGCCGAGTCCCTTCACTGCGGCCCGCGCGGCGTCGTCGCTGGTGTGCCCGTACAGGTCGCCGGTGATGCTGATCGACGCGTGACCGAGCAAGTCGGCAGCCGCCTTGATATGAACACCGGACTCCAGCCAGCCGACTGCTGCCGAATGGCGCAACGTGTGGGCGCCGACGTTCTCGATCCCGGCCTTGCCCGCTGCAATCTCGACGGTGCGCAGGAGGTTGCGCGGGTCGAGCCAGCCGCCAACCTCCGTCGCGAACACGGCACCGGTGTCAGTCCACCGATCGCCAGCGTGGAGCCGCTCGGCGAGCTGTGACTTGCGGTGCTTCTTCAACTCGGCGATGAGCCCGGCAGTCAACGGGATGCGTCGGCGCGACCGATCGGTCTTCGGTGGGGTCCAGTCCAATGCGCCGCCGACGCGCACGACGATGCCAGCCACGCTCAGCTCACCCTTGGTGAGGTCGACGTCGGACCAGCGCAGCCCGGCGACCTCACCGCGCCGCATACCGGTCGCCGCCATCAAGAGCACCGCGAGCCGATAGCGAAGCCCGTCCAGTTGACTCAGGAGCCTGCGTACGTCTTCGGTGGACAGGTACCGCGCTTCCTTCGGCGCTACGGCGGGACGCTTCACCTTGGCCGATGGATTGCTCGCGAGCAATCCATCGCGCACAGCAATGTCGAGCGCGGCCCGCAGCACCGTGTACACCTGTCGAACGGTGCTGTCCGACAAGCCCTTTCCCCGGAGGCGCAATATTAGCGATTCGACATGCGTCGGCCGGATCTGGTCAAGCCGCAGTCCGGCCAGGTCGGCGTCGCCTTCCAAGTGCTTGCGGCACAGGTTGCCGTAAAGCTCCTGCGTGGTCGCCTTGCGAGACGACGCCGACAACGCTGTTGTGCGCCAGGTCGCCAACCACGACCCGATCGTCTGCTTGTCGTCGCGCGGGGGAGCGCCTTCGGCGAGCCGCTTGCGGGCGTCGGTGAGCTTGCCGCGCGCCTCGGCGCGGGTCTTGCCGTACACGCTGAGCCGTTTTCGCGCTCCGTTGGGTGCGGTGTACCGGGTTGAGGCTTCCCAGAGCCCGTTAGGCCGTTGCCGGTAAGAACCCTCGCCATCAGCCCGTCGGGTACCCATAAACCGCCCTTCATAAGTCAAGTGGTCGCACATAGCAGGATAGCGACGGACACGCGCGACTGTGCCGTTACGGAGATGTATCCGGCCGGTCGGGTACGGTTGCAGCTACGCGGGTATAGGCGTCCGGGGCATTTGACCGGAGCACACTTGGCGAGCGTGAGTTCTCCCGGCCATCGCCGCGAAATATTCATCCACTCATTGAGGGGTCTATTTCGCGATGAAAACGCTTCCTGAGCCTATGAAAACTACTGTTCTACAAGCAGATAACCGCGCAGCGCGGCGCGGTTTGGTGCCTGCTAAGCCCCCCGTGCAACGCAAGCTATGCACCATCCCAAACGTCTGCGCACAACTCGACGTCGGCCGCACCACCGTATACAGCCTGATCGACGACGGTACCTTGCGCCGCGTGAAAATTGGTGCGAGAACACTGATTCCGCAAGCTGATGTCGACGCCTTCGTCGCTGGCCTGCTCGAAGGCGGTGTTGCGTGAATCGGCCGCCGGATCAGCCTGCTTTCCACGTCGGGGCGAACGCGTCGAACCCGAGGCTGGTCCTTGTCGCTGTTGGCGCCGGTACGGATCCGTTTTCGGTGACGCCCGAGTTCGCGATCGAGCTCGCGGGTCAATTGCTCGACGCCGCGAACGCTGCGCGCGTCATAGGGACGTGAGCGGGCAGCGCACCACGTTCGACAAATTCGGTTGGCTGAGGGCTCTACGGACTGACCACCGATTGACTGACCGTGACGTGCGCCTCGCGATGGCCATCTGCACTGACTGGGTGCGTCGTGACGGCACTGGCTGGGCAGTGAAGCTCGACGTGATGGCTGACGCCGTCCCCAACGGAATGTCGCGGAACCGGTTGAAGGACGCGCTCGGTCGGCTCACCGGACTGGGCTACCTGGTGGAGACAGGGCGGACGGTTGGCGGTCGTGGAGTCACGGCGCAGCGCTCACATAACCTCGCGTTACCCGCCCCCGTAGCGGTGCAGGTTAACGGCGAAACGTGCACCGCTGATGGTGCGGGTATTGACGAAACCCGCACCGCTACGGGTTCAAACCCGCACCGCTACGGGTTCAAACCCGCACCGCTAGCGGTGTCAAAAACATCGCCTGACCTGGACGAAAACAGGCCCTTAGGTACTTCTACAGGTACTTCTGTTGGTACTGAGCCGTTTTCGCAGCAGCTGTTCGACGAGAACGGAGTTCCGAACGGGAAACGCGTTTTCAAATGCCCAGACTGCCGCGATGAGGGCTGGGTGTTGGACGAGGACGGCGCGCCGTTGGAGCCCGCGATCCGGTGCCGCCATCGACGTAGGAGCGCGTCATGACCCGGCGTAGCGCCGACGACCAGGCCGCGCGTGAGGCGCGGATTGCCGCGATCCGAGCCTGCCGCCGCTGCGATCCCTGCGGCTGGAAGCTGGCCGACGACCGCACACCCATCGAGCCCGCTCGACGCTGCGACCACGGCGCACCGGCGAAACCGCCGATCCCGACGAGGGACGTCACGGAGCCAATTCACCAACTCGAGGACGGGCAGTGAGCGTCCGCGGCGTGCTGGTCTGCTACCGCAGCACTGATACCGGGCCCATCGCTGCGGAGTGGACCTACTGGGACAGCCCCGAGGAAGCCAGACGGGCCGAAGCCGAATTGACGCCCTGCTCCGAGTTGTGCTGCCGGACTCACTCCGTCGTCGGCGTCGACCCGCAGGTGCCCGTTCGGCGTGGTGGTCGGCCACGAAGGGAGGACGTCATCAGATGAGCGCATATGAGCTCGAGGAGTGGCGCGCCGCCGTCGAGGACCAGGACGAAGCCGAACGCGCCGCCAACTGCGGCCACACCATTCGCGGCCGCAACGGCGTCTGCGTCCACTGCGGAGACGAGGCAGACCGATGACCGAGAGCGGGTTCGTTCGAGTCGACAGAGGCGTTGTCCTGTCAGGGCTGCCACTGAAAGCGGCCTACAACAGCGCCCTGATCGCCGCGAAAGCCCGCAAGCAGCTAGGCGGCCCCTATCAAATCTACGAGGCGTTGGCCTGCCAATTCGCAGCGGCGATGGCCGCAGACGGTCACTCGGACGTCCCTTCACCGCCGATCAGGGAAGCTGACGCCGTGGAGCAACCGACCGTCCCGATCGCCGACGCCGCTGTCGCTTTGGGCATTTCGCTCAGACAAACCCGCCGACTTGCCCCGCGGCTCGGTGGCCGGAAGGTCGCCGGATGCTGGTTCGTCGACGAGGCGGCGCTCCGCGAACACATCGAAGGAAGGTCGAAGTGAACCGCCAAGAACGAGAACACCTACTCGCCGTCCTGACCGACGACGAGCTCGAGCAACTCCGTGCGCGCGGCGTCGACGTCGGCGCCCCCGACGACGCTGCCGCCTCGAGCGACGCTGACGCCCAGGACGACCCGGCGCGGAAGTTTCTTCGCGCCATCATGGCCGAACGGGAACGCGACTGGATCGCGGAAGTGGCAGAACGCTTTTCGGCACCGTCGCAACCAAAGCCCCGGCGCGGGAACCATGTCGCCCGCGAAGGTGGCAACCCTGGAAAACCCACCCCCACCGACCGACAGCGCCTTTCGGACTTCGTAAAAACCATCACCGATCCCACCCACGAACCAACCCTCTGAAAGGACCAAACACCATGCAACTCACACCCCGCTACTACGCCTCGCAAGTCAGGAAAACCGCTGAAACGCTTGGCGTTCCACTTCCAACCGCCCTCGTCGAGCAGCTGGACCACGCCGACCAACTCGTCCACACCGCCGAAACGATGCTCCGCGGCGCAGGCGACCTCAACGACGCGGTCCTCGACGCCGTCGAAGCTGGCCGCGACTTCCGCACCGACAAAGCCGTGCAGCGACTCGCCCTCGAGCGCATGCTCGCCAACCAAGGGCACGGCATCGGCGACGCCGCCCGCCAGCGCAGCATGCGGCAGAAGCGAGCCGCCCTTGTCGAACACGCCGACGCCGTTCTCGACGAATGGGATGCAGCACTCGAACCGCACACCGCCGCACTCACAGCCGCCGTCGCCGCGCTACCCGTCGACAACCTCGACAACGTCCAAGCCGTCATCACGCGGGGGCCCGACGCGGTACAGCACTGGACCAACGCCCGTCGATCCATCGCCATGTGGACCGCAGCGACTCAAGGATTCGCCGCCTTCGCCGACGCAGCCCGCATCGATCATCGCGAAAACCCGGCGCAGGTACTCACCGACGCTGCCGCAGCCACCCTCGAGCCCGCACGGCAGACGGCCCGCCTCGAAGGCTCACCGCATGTCGACGCCTGGATCCTCGCCCGCCACGGCATCCCGTTGTCCCTGCCAACGATCACCGAGTTCCACACCCGCGTCGCGACATTCGACGCCCACTGGGAGACCGCAGAGCAGTTCGACGACGAACGGCGAGAACAACACGCCACCATCTGAGAGCGCGCGGCCCCGTACAGCCCCGCGGCTGGCGCGCCATCGAGGTCCCGCTCGACCGGCAGCGCCGCCGTGGGGCCCGCCAAACGACGACGAGGACCAGGACGTGATGACGGACACCGCCAACGGCCATGAGGTGATCGAGACACTCACCGCGTGGCGGTACTGGCTTCTACCTCCGCACCGTGGAATGCCCACTCGGCTACACCCGTTCGGCCCTAAGGACAAGACACGATGGCAGGCTGGCGCCACGGTCGCCCGCTGCCGACACGATCCGACACACACGCCACCACACCCCGACTGCACCTGCGGCCTATTCGCCATGACCCTTATCGACGTGCGCTACTCGGTTGGCTGCCGGAACTGGGTAACGAACCAAGTGCGAGACGCAATCGGCCGTCAACACACGCTCGACCAATTCAACGGATACGACGAAACCACAGTGCCCGATCCGGACCACTGGGCCAGGTCACAACCAAAGTCGGTGATCGGCAAAGTGCAGCTGCACCACGCTGTCGAAACAACGCAGTCCGAAGACATCGCCGATGGCGAGTACGAAGTCCGGTGCTGGCGCGCACGCTCTGCCACCATCGAGGCGCTGTACGTGCCCGACGACGCCGCCCACGCCGCCCGCACCGCCCGAACCCTCAGCAACGTCTACGAAGCGCCATGCGACGTCGGCTATCCCGACAGCTACTCAATGACCGAATGGAACCAACGAACCCGACTCGACACGCACCTATTCGACCCGGACCGCGCGATCAAATACCCCGACTACGCCGAGCTTGGCCTGTACCCACCCGGCACCGACGACGCAGCCAAACGGGCCGAAGCCGCCCAGAGAACCCCACGCCCACGCCACTTCTTCACCGCCACCGTGCCACCCCGCAGCCCGGCACAGACCTGGACCGAGCAGACATGACACCCACGCGGGGTAACCCCCTGGTGGCCCCCACGGCGCCCCCCATGGCTTAGGCGTTCCTCCCCCTGGGATCTTCCAAAAAATAAAAGCAAGTCGGCTACGGGCACACGTTGTGAGTCCAGATGAACGGCGTGGGATACGCCGCTCGAAGGCATCCGGCCGCATGCTTGGCGGGTGACGAAGCGCGCGGAGTACACGCTGGCACTCTACGAGGGGTCACTCGCCGAGCCCGGCGACCGCAACCCGTACGACGGTCGGTCGCTGCTCCTCGCGCAGCTGTGGATGCGTGGTTACCAGCGAATGTTGCGCGTTCGGAACAACACGGGACCCGCAATGCGGAAGTACCTCGCCGCGCGGGCCGCAGCGGCACAATCGTCGTCATGAGTAGGCGTCGCCGTCTCCGTCGTGGTTGGGTGTCGGACACCACCGATAACCTGTGCGATCGACAAGCGTTGTGGCGACCTGGATCCGCGGTGAATTTAGGGGTGTGGCATGGCTGACCGATCGGCGATCGAGTGGACCGAAGCCACCTGGAACCCTGTCACCGGTTGCGATCGTGTCTCCGCGGGCTGCGACCATTGCTACGCCATGACGCTGGCGAAACGCTTGAAGGCCATGGGATCCGAGAAGTACCAAAACGATGGTGATCCACGCACATCGGGGCCAGGCTTCGGCATCACCGTCCACCCGCAGGCGCTCGACGAACCGCGTCGCTGGCGCCAGCCGCGGACCGTGTTCGTCAATTCGATGTCCGATCTGTTTCACGCGCGTGTCCCGGTGGGTTTCATTCGGGACGTCTTCGACGTGTGCCGAGATACGCCTCAGCACACCTACCAGGTACTCACGAAGCGCAGTCTTCGCCTGCGGCGGCTCGGCGAAAGTCTCGACTGGCCAAGCAATTTGTGGATGGGTGTGTCGGTCGAGAATTCGGACGTGTTGTCTCGCGTCGATCACCTGCGCGAGGTTCCTGCGGCCGTTCGGTTCTTGTCGTGCGAGCCGCTGATCGGACCGCTCGACGGGCTGAACCTTGACGGAATTCACTGGGTTATTGCCGGTGGCGAGTCCGGCGCGAACCATCGTCCGGTCGATGGCGAATGGGTGCGCGGTATCCGCGACGCGTGCCAGGACGCTGGCGTCGCGTTCTTCTTCAAGCAGTGGGGCGGCCGCACACCCAAGGCTGAAGGGCGTGAACTCGACGGCCTGCTGTGGGACGAAATGCCAGCTGCGGCAACCGGTTAGTAGTCAGCACCAGACGCGTACTTGTGCCACCAATCGTGCGATTCGGGATCCCAGGTCGGCTGCGGTGTCCACAGGATCTGACCGAGAGTAGGGTCCGGCTCGGCGGGGAGGTCGCTCGGATCAAATAGGCCGAGCACCCCGGCTTCCTCCTCTTCCTTCGCCGCCTTCGCTGACTGCGCCTGTCGCATCATCAGCGGCTCACGCTGCGCCGCCTGGTTGTACAGATGCCGCATGATTCTGTCGCCAGCGTCGTGGTCAGTCGCGAACACCATGTCGAAGATCGTCATCTTGTTCGTGGACATCGTCATCGGGATCCGATGCGTGTACCTGTACCCGAGGACCGTTTCAAGTCGGTACCGCATGAGGTTCACCATTTCCTGGCGGTACTGCTCTGGTCTGATCTTGCGAGCGTCAAGCGCGCGAAGGATGCGGAGCCAACTGTCGCC
The nucleotide sequence above comes from Mycolicibacterium moriokaense. Encoded proteins:
- the cmk gene encoding (d)CMP kinase; the protein is MSSPLVIAVDGPAGTGKSSVSRGLARALGARYLDTGAMYRIVTLAVVRAGVDLTDTPAIEAAAENVPLSVGYDPDEDKAYLDAEDVSLEIRGDEVTKAVSAVSAVPAVRARLVGLQRELAAGPGSVVVEGRDIGTVVLPDADLKIFLTASAEERARRRNDQNVAAGREDAYEAVLADVKRRDHLDSTRAVSPLRAADDAVVVDTSDMTESEVVAHLMELVRERAGAST
- the der gene encoding ribosome biogenesis GTPase Der gives rise to the protein MSTSDSDGTWSDESDWELGAEDVAEAIEEAAAPPPVVAVVGRPNVGKSTLVNRILGRREAVVQDVPGVTRDRVSYDANWLGRRFVVQDTGGWEPDAKGLQQLVAEQASVAMRTADAIIFVVDAVVGATAADEAAAKLLQRSGKPVFLAANKVDTERGEAEAAELWSLGLGEPHPISAMHGRGVADLLDKLIDVLPTVSEMGSGGGGPRRVALVGKPNVGKSSLLNRLAAEERSVVHDVAGTTVDPVDSLIEMDGKIWRFVDTAGLRRKVGQASGHEFYASVRTHGAIDAAEVAIVLIDASVPLTEQDQRVLSMVIEAGRALVIAFNKWDLVDEDRRYLLEREIDRELAQLQWAPRVNISAKTGRAVQKLVPALETALESWDTRVPTGRLNTFFKEIVAATPPPVRGGKQPRILFATQATARPPTFVLFTTGFLEAGYRRFLERRLRETFGFEGSPIRINVRVREKRGSRSR
- a CDS encoding sulfite exporter TauE/SafE family protein, which gives rise to MILIALAGVGAGAINAVVGSGTLITFPTLVALGYPPVTSTMSNAVGLVAGSASGTWGYRRELRGQWKRLRWQLPASFVGAGLGAWLLLHLPEKVFAQVVPVLLILALVLVVIGPRIQEWARRRAEEAGRSAEHVSPRRMAVLVFLTFAIGVYGGYFTAAQGIMLIAAMGALLPEEMQRMNAAKNLLSLVVNIVAAVAYTVVAFDRISWLAAGLIAVGSLIGGFLGAHYGRRLSPNALRAAIVVVGLIGLWRLVTV
- a CDS encoding tyrosine-type recombinase/integrase — encoded protein: MYGKTRAEARGKLTDARKRLAEGAPPRDDKQTIGSWLATWRTTALSASSRKATTQELYGNLCRKHLEGDADLAGLRLDQIRPTHVESLILRLRGKGLSDSTVRQVYTVLRAALDIAVRDGLLASNPSAKVKRPAVAPKEARYLSTEDVRRLLSQLDGLRYRLAVLLMAATGMRRGEVAGLRWSDVDLTKGELSVAGIVVRVGGALDWTPPKTDRSRRRIPLTAGLIAELKKHRKSQLAERLHAGDRWTDTGAVFATEVGGWLDPRNLLRTVEIAAGKAGIENVGAHTLRHSAAVGWLESGVHIKAAADLLGHASISITGDLYGHTSDDAARAAVKGLGDALGL
- a CDS encoding helix-turn-helix domain-containing protein, yielding MKTLPEPMKTTVLQADNRAARRGLVPAKPPVQRKLCTIPNVCAQLDVGRTTVYSLIDDGTLRRVKIGARTLIPQADVDAFVAGLLEGGVA
- a CDS encoding ribosome modulation factor, giving the protein MTKRAEYTLALYEGSLAEPGDRNPYDGRSLLLAQLWMRGYQRMLRVRNNTGPAMRKYLAARAAAAQSSS
- a CDS encoding DUF5131 family protein, translating into MADRSAIEWTEATWNPVTGCDRVSAGCDHCYAMTLAKRLKAMGSEKYQNDGDPRTSGPGFGITVHPQALDEPRRWRQPRTVFVNSMSDLFHARVPVGFIRDVFDVCRDTPQHTYQVLTKRSLRLRRLGESLDWPSNLWMGVSVENSDVLSRVDHLREVPAAVRFLSCEPLIGPLDGLNLDGIHWVIAGGESGANHRPVDGEWVRGIRDACQDAGVAFFFKQWGGRTPKAEGRELDGLLWDEMPAAATG